GGACACCATGGTATCAGCTCTACCTCTTCTACTATCAAATAGTGGCTCCTCCTTTTCAGCAGCCACGAAGAGTGCCAAGGCTACTGGGGTTGCAACATATGGGAAGAGGGTGGGTCCCCCATAGAAGATGGTTTGAAAGATGGCTGTGAAAAGAACCTGACTTGGTGAACGACGACCCCCCATAGGCTTAGAGGCCGATCCAGAACCAACTGATGAACCCCTCTCAGGCTTAGAGTTAGAGGCCGGTGGTGTAAAAGCATCAGCCACAACCTCTCGAACAAAGCCTTTGGTGTATAGTCGTGAGTAGCACTGTACAAGAAGTGCTTCCACGTGCTCATAGGCATTGTGGCGATCTCCACGAGACAGAAACCCTGCAAGCATGTCATGTAGCTGCCCCTTCTCTGCTAATGCGATGCTCCGCACCGCGTTAACACTACAGAAaactggctctttgccgactgcaattttatttgccaactgttttttttcgacactcggcaaagaggtccctttgccaactggaatttcctgcagtcggcaaagcaggatttgccgactgcctggatttgccgactgccaggcagttggcaaagccatggctttgccgactgccaggcagttggcaaagaattgcagtcggcaaaggcaggccatgctttgcggtcggcaaagcctttgccgactgggtttatgcctttgccgaccggggcaagcagtcggcaaagaggcgtttTCCTGTAGTGTAAGGGGAGAATCTACAGCCATGATGTTAGTTGTGAGACTAAAGGCCTCCATGAACCTTGGACGACCGGAGGCACCTTTGGACATCCTATCAAATGTTTTCTCCATGTCCTGTCTGGCTGTATGCCTCATCGTCTCATAAGAAGTTTGACCTTGCCCGTATATCCTCCATGCCACTGTGCTCGTCAGAAACTCTGGTCTTGCAAAGTAAAGGTACAAAGTACGCCCCGCGTACTTGAAGAAcccagagatgaagatgagaaccaTCGCCGTCCTGAGCCGGTGGTCCGGCCAAGAGGCCTTGCCGACGACGTACCCGGCAACTGCTGCCTGGATGAACAGGTTCAGCAGGTGCCGTGTCCACAGCTCGTTGTCCTGCATGGAGAAGGCCGTCATGGTCTCCTGCCCACCTAGGTGGACGAGCACGAACGGTGCCCAGAAGGACATGAGCCCCTGGTCATGTGTGTCGCTGCTCACATGGACAGCAAGGTGGCCCAGCACGAAGACGGCCACCGAGTCGGCTGACAGGTAGGCAAGCCACAGGACCAAGCGTTGTATGCCATTGGTGCTATGCTTCCGTCTGCCCGCACAGAGGAAGAGGAAGACTTGTAGGAACATGCTAACAAGGATCAAGCTATGGATCTCCCACGCGTTCCACAACTCTTCCACAGCAGGCACCCAACTGAGGATTGATGGAATTCAGTCTATAAGTTAGTGAATGACGCTCGAAGCAACGTGGGTGACAATAATAAAACATAAATATGACTAAGGGTAACAAAGAATGGGATCTTCACATGTTTCAGTCAATGTATAAATCATTAAATGAGTATACAGTGCCTCTAAAAATAAATATTTTCCTTTGCATATGTTTCATAATAGTTTCTATGTGTAGGTCACCTTGGTTACTAGGAGAGTTTGGCAGCAAGTGATGAGACCAAGTGCCTTGCGGAACTTATTTGATTTGGTTGGAGGAGCCCTTATAATGAGACCAACATCGTGACTGGGGAGGCCATGGATGGCTGAGAGCGTACCTCAATGAAACTATAACGTAGCTTATgggctatgtttttttttttttttgcatcggACACCACATGATACATCACCTCGTCTCTAGAGTTTACACCTTCTTACTTGAGCTCTTTACTTACCATGCTTATATTTATGCAAGTTCTTTGTTTGTTTGGATTTACCTTTCCTAGAGTAACTTAGGATAGTTGATATGACTAGATGGAGCCACTGGACCATATGGTCACGAGAATGAACCACCACTGAATCAACATTGAGCGCCTTGAAGCTATAAATATGCCCTTGGTTGTCCGTTTGAAGTCTGTTTGTGTACATTGAAGTTAGGAAGCAAGGGCATGTGAACAACAGCCCATCCACCATATAAGAATTTAGTGATCATATCCTAATCCTAGGATATTGCTTAGTGCCTATCTTAGTGAGTGATTAGGCCTGAGCTTGAGAGATTAAGTGAGTTTGGTAGGGGCCCCTTGTTTTCTTGGTGTGCCAGGAAACATGGAGGCTTGGTGCATCTTCAGCAATCACGACCCTTTGACCTTGGTGTGGAGTGGCGATGACATGGTCCATGGGAGACGACAAGACCCACCTTGGTGAACAAAATAGTTGGGCAGCAATAGGTGAGCCTAAGTGGTGGATTTTGGCACTTCTCAGAGTTGAAGGAGCCTTTGTGGAGAGACCAACACCATGACCACAAGAAGGCTTGGTGGCATGGAGCGTACTTTGGTGGAACACTAACGTGAACTAGGGGTTGCATTTTGGCCACCAACACCATGGGATGCATCACTTCGTATTGAGAACTTCCACCTTTCTACTTGCATTGAGGTCTTATGACAAGTGATTTCTTTATGTGAATATATCATTTCTATAGTCCCTTGGGATGGTTTATAGAATTGACCATAGGATACAAAACTCTTTGTGTATTTGGGTGACTGGAGAGACATTAGATAAATTCTAGGTGCAAATCTTGCTGATTAGTTGTTTTAGTTTATCTACTATATAATGAAGTAGAGAACTATGCTACATTtagaaagcatctaggcccctaatttggttttgatgattaatgatgacacagtCACTGTGaccaacgtgtgttttgcagtgaCAATTATAAGTGAGGTCGCAATGATGGATCTTGTTTGGGCATTCAATGGTATTCATGCCCCTATTGTTGGTAAtcatttggttttcaaaggatatgCATGAATATTAAAGACAAGCTAGTTCTAACTTCTAAACATCAATTGGAATTGAGAGACACTCAGAGTAGTATATTCTTTATTTTCTCCTTTGGTCATATTATAAAGGgtggtatgaatgggtagcttgacctaggtgggtCTAGTGAGTGGATTTGATGCACACTTGTGGAATATAGAACTAGGTAGCCCTGATGAAGCCCAAGGATGGCTGAAAGTTGAAGTCAAACCCAAATGTgttgaaaaaggtgaagaaacaCTGTTTTCTAGGGCACTAGAAGCTTCAGGTGGAGCACCTCATGTACAACCTAATGTTCTGGTGCGACCAAAAGAAGCTACACCGAAGCATTCCAGTTTAAGTAGCAGAGAAGACAATGAGTAGCAAGTTGGCATCTGATTCATCCGGTGCTTCAACGTAGTATAGCAACGGTAGATCATCACAGTAGCATGCTACAGACCAACAACAAAGAGTTGGCAACAGAATCCTCATCTGGTCATCGAATGGTTTGCAACAGAGTATCCCATATAGTAACAGCTAGTTTTTATTCGAAGTCAGCTGAATGCACAGGAACCTTCCGGTGCTTGCACCGGACCTTCCGACGCTGTTGATTGGACTTCTAATAGCTAGTTTTGGTTGGTGGGCTGTAAATGATCCACCCCTTCGTGCATTTGAGCTCTGGAACCCAAGAATAGTTAGTTACATTCATTTGAGTCCAAGAGAAGGATTTGGTCAATTGGAGTGATTAGAATCTTGTGATTGAAGATTAAGGACTCCATTAGTGcttagagagtagcaagtgtgcatctactcttcttattaggcttagttgggtcaagtgagagtttgtgcctGTTACACCTGGTGATCGGCATCACCTAGATGGTTGTCGATTGTGACAGACCCAAGATGGTCAGGACAGGAGTACAGGACATCATCATCCACGATCTACTCCTTACGAGTCCATGGTCAAGGGGCGCAGATTTGGTCTCCATGGGCTAGCGGAGGAGCATCTCCGCTCACAGGAATGACTATTACTTTTAATGGAGctgatggatttttttttttgttcacgGAATGTTGATTAATTTGTTTGTTATTATCCCTTCCTAATCCCCATTTTAATTCCGTGAGATTACTCACTGCTTTTCTCCTTTATTCTACTTACTAGTCGCTTTGTTGATGCTCTGTATTTTTAGTCAGTCAAAGCCATCAGAGCCTCAGAGGCCGGAGCTGCTAGCTTGTGCGGCAGTCTGGTGATAAGCCATGAGAAGCAGGCACACCAGATGCATGGATTTTGAGATTGAAGAAACATGTGCTTTTTTATTCTCTTGACAACTTGTACAGGTCCTAAAGAATATTGCGATGAATCTGCGGAGCGTCAACTCCCGCTCAAGAACTGCGCCCCCAGTGATTTGTTTGATTCAATAGATTTTTTGTAGATTATTTTGATTGATTTTTTTGTAACAAAGTGATGGATGTGAGCAACATCGTAAAGATGATGAATGTTTTTTTCCTACCTTTGTACTTattgttgatttttttttacaaTGCTACCTTTTCCTCTGATTTTAATTACTATATGAGCAATTAATTTTGTAATATTAGTTTGCACAGAAATGATGATTTTGTAAATTTACTACTCGAACAAGCACATAGTTTAGTCATTAAGGTTTACAAAAGTCAAAGATACTACTGAACATCGTTTATAGAATCACCTTTTTTGTTTTGGATATAAAACTATAAAAAGCATAATCATCAAGAAGAATAAAAATCATCAGGATTACTCCTAACTCTGCTACTCCTGACACCGCTGCTCCTATTACTACTACCAAGGAGTATTACTCTTTTATTTAATCTAGTATCGCGCGTAATCAATTAGAACAAAAATTATTAGAAGAATTACTCCTATGGCTGCTACTCCCCTTCCTATTACTTACTACTATCCAGGAGTATTACTCTTTTAATCCTCTTCAATTTACTACTATCAAGGAGTATATATTACTCTTTTAATCTAATATCATGGCATAGAGACGACGTCAGAAGGAATAATTCAATTATAAAAATTAACAAAGGAGTATCCAAGTAGTAATATTCACATATCCAGGTAGTAGTATTCACATATCCAAGTAGTATCTAGGGCCATTGAAGCCAATGAACTATGCTATGACTACTACCATTGCAGCCCATATCCATGTAGTAGGAAAGCATATACATGCATCGAGAAGCCTGAGCTTGCATGCATTGAGAGGTGTGAGCTTGCATGCATTGAGTGGTGCATAAAAGATGCTAACTTGCATGATTTTCTGATAACTCATGAATGGTGAAAAAAATACAATCACATATTCCTAATGATACAGAGTATTTTGTGCAATTTACGTATATTTTTTAGCTAACATATGGATcactagaatatatatatatatatatatatatatatatatatatatatatatatatatatatatatatatatatagagagagagagagagagagagagagagagagagagagagagagagagagagagagagagaattagGGGACACACATATTGAAGGACCAAAGCCCACACACgtgaaaaaaaagagaggaagaggggcagtGGGTTCATATATATCGCTCGCTGCTAGCCATCTCAAATTAACACTCGACATTTGCATTGGGGTAAGAATTAATTCGAATGCCTAGAAAAGATTTTGAACAGTCGTTGATCCCACCGCCATGATCAAGAAACAACCCTGATATTGTTCTTATGAAGAGGTGCGTAGTGTTGGCCGAATGCCATCAGATCAAGTCGTCCTAGATGCTTATAATCATACGTGTACACGCACACAACACGAAAAAAGTGTATAGTTGGCACGTCACCGCATGAAGAGGCTAGTCTGCCCATGGGATCGAAACTGGGGTATTATCCACGTGGTTTTAGTAAAGGTCTGTATAAGATAATTTAAGACCCCCGACCATCGCACTTAATTACGTGCGCAAGCTTCGCACGCCCAATATATTATAATAGAGAAGAATTGGGCATGTGGctgtaataaacatatactaaaatgTAATGAAATATGACAAATTAAATCGATAGACATAGAATAATTTGAATATATAAACAAAACGAATGCAACAAATGGAATCTAGCTACCTTTGTTTTTTCATCAGATTGCCCCCGCCTGGTTCGGCACCAGTTATCATTGGCTTCATTCTGATATTGAGTTTGAGTATACGCCAGCACAGCACGTGGTGTTGCCTGCCTTGGTGCTGTAGACTCTAGTGTGTATGTATATATAATGCTTTGTAAAGTCGATCGAGTGATTGACAAGTTTTGATATACTTTATTAAGTGCCACTGGGTGCTTGCTCCAGTAGACAGCAAAGTTCATGTACGTAATAAAATGCTTGCTTGAATAGAGAGCAAGTGTTTATATGTGTAACATTTAAGCTTAATGTGCTTTATAATATGGACAAATCAACGCCATGttcacttggcttataagccgtactttttcgatcaacgaacaatatttttctctcacaacaaatcagccaacagtactttcaaccatggcttatcagccaaacgaacatgtcACGAATTATTATAAAAAATTTATAGTAGCAAAGTAGCACTAGTCTCCGTAGATAGACAACACTTTTTCTTATCCGTCTAAATTTATCTGTGAAAGATTCTTTAACTAATATATAGCCTAACCAATTAGAATCCTCAACTGCACGCATGTGCCAAAGGGAATAAATATAACTACCTGTCCGGACAAGAAAATGTGCCGCCCTAAACACAGCAAACTCCTAAGCAGCATCCACCACAGCGTGGCTACGGCACACTATCGTAGTAAAAAATACATTCTCACAACTATAAGTTGCAACTCCAGTATCCTTTTATGGATGATGTGTCCACTGTGTTGTCCATCTCTTCACTCCCCTCACCTTGTTGGTGGATGGATACCCTGCACAAATTTTAATGTAAACTGGGCTGTTTGATAACCGGCGTTGCAGCACATAGTTGTGAGAAGTACAGCATCATGCTTTCATGGTGAGTTGGGGACATATACAATTGGTTATTCGTTTTCAAGCAAACTAGCAAGAGTCATCAAAATTCTCACTAGGGAGAGACTCCGTCGCCAGATTGAATGCATCCTAGGTTTTCCTTAGGTCCACTACTACAGACTGAGCTATCATAGCACCCTTCATCACCACACGTTTTTCCATAATCGACGGTGGAACAATCTCACTGCCGGTTTGAGGGACAGTGGGGCTTGGAGAGCAATTAATCTGGCGGTGAAAAGTTCTATCACCACCGAGTGACCATTGGATCCGGCAGTGATGTTGAGGGTATGTTTCGCTGCCGTATTATACGCAGAGGAGGCTGTGATACCTGTTACGGCCGCCGGCCCTAAACGACCCATGGTAGACCTGCAGTCAACAGTAGTTGTGACTGTTGAATGTTCCAACTACCCCTTTAATTTCGTCACCATTACTTCCGTAGAGAGAAGCCTTTACATAAGCTTCGCGCGTCCTGCTCTCTAGAACAACCCATCTTCTTTCTTCATCCCCTTCTGCACCATGTCGTACTTCAAGCTTCCCAACAATGACTCACCCAACAAGGATGAGGTGCAGCAGCCATGGCCCTTGAGCGTTGAGGGCTCCAGCGACTTAAGCTCTCCTGATCAGAGTCCTCCCTGGTCCTCTGAGGAGGAGAGCTTCGAGGACGCCTACGGCGCCTCGAAGGATGATGACTATGATggtgccagcgacgccgaggaggaagacgaggaggaggagcaggaggacgacgtcgatgatgatgacaatgagccTCCAGCCAAGCGGCGGAGGAAGGATGATCCTCGCTCTGACAGCGAGGATTTTCTTAGATTTAGTTTAGATTTATTAATTTTATTAGTTTAGTTCTCTGACAAGGAATGATCCAGCGGAGTACAATGTACTCCAATGAATCTCTTTTTAATGAATCATGAATGAAAATTACTTTGTttgtctaatatatatatatatatatatatatatatatatatatatattgattctCTAATGTCACGTTCATAATGTACAAATTAAAAGTGAGAATCACTTGGAACCAAATTGGAAAGAATGGAAACCGATTTGTGTTCCATGTTTACAAGAATATAATCACTACTTTAATTGTGCCTATAAACAACAAAATAAATAGATAAATGGTTATAAATAAACTATCCAATTATCATTAGTTTATAAGTATAAtcattaaaaaataaaataaatagatgATCATAGTGTAATTTGGGAGACCATGTCATGTTTAATTGCGCATTATAAAAGAGAATGGAGGGAGAATGTTTCATTTAGCGTGTTTGCGACTTAGTTGTTCAACCGCTGACAACCATCATATGATACAGTTGTGTTAGTACGGCAAAGGTCCGCTTAATACGAATACTATTAAACTTATCACCAGTCGTCTGTCCTCCCTGCCAATAAATCATGACCGTCCGTGTCGCTGATACCTAGAATCACCTGGCCCTTTCCCCAACTACACTCGGCCCCATCGATAGCGGTTCCTCCCACAAGAAAACCCCAATGCAAATCGCTTAGTTCTCCCCACCCTGTGGTTCCCATTCATTAAATCCCGGCGCTAGTGGAAGTTTCTTCTCCTCTACGCCGTTTCCCTGCATCCTCAATCATACATTGTCCCCAAGGTAAGCACCTACGAAGGTTATATGGCCATCCCGGCAAGATTGCCCATTCTTATGTTTGCATTTGATTCCAATTGATTtcggtacttagggctacaattaAATGCTGAGCACATCAGCTGATATCTCCATTTCCTATTATGGTAAACTTAGTTTggttcatattaggaatttctaGATTATAACAGATGTCTTACAATGGAAGAAGTGTTTTCCATGTGAGCAACCTCGCCTTTTGGCTCTTAGGGGTAGTACGAGGAGCACAACAATTGTTGTTTGCTACTTGGAGCCATTGTATTCAACAAGAAGCGAGGGTTGGTTGTTTAAGCTATTGTTCCTCACTTTCTTGGTCCACAAAGTTTCACTAGAATTGTTGAAGACCCTGTTTGTGGAGATTTTTTTTTGCTTTGCACCTTTGGACAGCAAGCATCCACACTTTCTGACATGGACAAAGATGTTGTCATCTTCACTTCGGTTCACTACCTCTGTCTTTGGGGGCCACATGTACCCATCGAGAACCTTAGCAATTTCTGACGTATTCCACATTTTCCTTTGATATTAATTAAGTTTTTATGTACTACCACTATGAACTGATGCCTCTACATTCGTATGTATGAGTACTGAATCATGTCTGAACTCTTATTTTGCTTGAAATCTTAACCGAATGTGTGCCTCGTGAGATTGTTCTATGTGTTGGTATTCATTGTGGTGCACGTGTACTCCTCTATGTCAGCACAAACGGCCAAAATGACCCTTCTCAGCTGCATAATACCATGAACCAATGCTGACAGCCAACCTCCATACAGCTGGGATGGGGAGGGGTTTTCATGACCGGTTGGCGGGAATGAAATAGTGCAGACAAAGACCCGTGCCACCTCAGTACGTAGAGTGTTCAATATTGAACCCAGAGTGTTTGATGTCGGGATCTAGCTCCAACTCGTCGTTGTGGTCTACAGCATCCGGGACCGGCATGGTGAGAAGGACACCGTCTTCCAACGTCGCAGAATACAATAGGAGGGGACCGCCCATCCTGTACCGTGATAGCCCCTTTGCATACCAGCCAGCAATTGTGTGCCGCTGCGGCCTAATGAAGGCAGCTCGGTGGATTTCTTGGAGTGATGGGAACCTAGGTCATCGCTACCACAGATGCTGCAGAGCAGGGTAACACAATTTATTTCTTGTTTGTTTAGTGTTGGGAATGGAAATGTTGAAAGTGCGCTCTAGTTATGATTATTTGTTTTCTCATAGACCCAGTTAGATCGCGAGTTCTATGAGTAGTTTGGTCCTGCACATGGAACATTTTTGAACACTTTGCTGAAAGAATTACGTGACAAGATATGGGAGCTGAAGGAGAACTCGAATGTTACAACAAAGGAAGAGTTCCAATCTACAACATTCGACAAGTACATGTGTCAGGATCATCTTCCTTTTAAGTGATTACCCAACTCAATAGTCTTCCACTGACTATTAGGTTGGATAGGCCACTTAATTGGTCATCCCGGTACACCACCCATATGATGTACTATATCCGACCTTCATCCAGGATCATGTAAATGAAAGGAATACATCACAAGCCACAGATAGGTCATATTACATCACAAAGTATTTAAGTTTACAACATGGTTCCAAACTTAGTTCAATACACATAAAGTACATCCATACAACTTAACATCATCAGAGTTTTCTAGCAGAAATCTTTTAAACAACATAGTTTTGAAGATACACATGTGTGGTCATTCCACCTCCACACATCTACGAGACTTTGGTCTCTTTACCACTCCTGGTCCTCAGAGGATTCCAAAGCGTAAAAGAATCCNNNNNNNNNNNNNNNNNNNNNNNNNNNNNNNNNNNNNNNNNNNNNNNNNNNNNNNNNNNNNNNNNNNNNNNNNNNNNNNNNNNNNNNNNNNNNNNNNNNNNNNNNNNNNNNNNNNNNNNNNNNNNNNNNNNNNNNNNNNNNNNNNNNNNNNNNNNNNNNNNNNNNNNNNNNNNNNNNNNNNNNNNNNNNNNNNNNNNNNNNNNNNNNNNNNNNNNNNNNNNNNNNNNNNNNNNNNNNNNNNNNNNNNNNNNNNNNNNNNNNNNNNNNNNNNNNNNNNNNNNNNNNNNNNNNNNNNNNNNNNNNNNNNNNNNNNNNNNNNNNNNNNNNNNNNNNNNNNNNNNNNNNNNNNNNNNNNNNNNNNNNNNNNNNNNNNNNNNNNNNNNNNNNNNNNNNNNNNNNNNNNNNNNNNNNNNNNNNNNNNNNNNNNNNNNNNNNNNNNNNNNNNNNNNNNNNNNNNNNNNNNNNNNNNNNNNNNNNNNNNNNNNNNNNNNNNNNNNNNNNNNNNNNNNNNNNNNNNNNNNNNNNNNNNNNNNNNNNNNNNNNNNNNNNNNNNNNNNNNNNNNNNNNNNNNNNNNNNNNNNNNNNNNNNNNNNNNNNNNNNNNNNNNNNNNNNNNNNNNNNNNNNNNNNNNNNNNNNNNNNNNNNNNNNNNNNNNNNNNNNNNNNNNNNNNNNNNNNNNNNNNNNNNNNNNNNNNNNNNNNNNNNNNNNNNNNNNNNNNNNNNNNNNNNNNNNNNNNNNNNNNNNNNNNNNNNNNNNNNNNNNNNNNNNNNNNNNNNNNNNNNNNNNNNNNNNNNNNNNNNNNNNNNNNNNNNNNNNNNNNNNNNNNNNNNNNNNNNNNNNNNNNNNNNNNNNNNNNNNNNNNNNNNNNNNNNNNNNNNNNNNNNNNNNNNNNNNNNNNNNNNNNNNNNNNNNNNNNNNNNNNNNNNNNNNNNNNNNNNNNNNNNNNNNNNNNNNNNNNNNNNNNNNNNNNNNNNNNNNNNNNNNNNNNNNNNNNNNNNNNNNNNNNNNNNNNNNNNNNNNNNNNNNNNNNNNNNNNNNNNNNNNNNNNNNNNNNNNNNNNNNNNNNNNNNNNNNNNNNNNNNNNNNNNNNNNNNNNNNNNNNNNNNNNNNNNNNNNNNNNNNNNNNNNNNNNNNNNNNNNNNNNNNNNNNNNNNNNNNNNNNNNNNNNNNNNNNNNNNNNNNNNNNNNNNNNNNNNNNNNNNNNNNN
The window above is part of the Miscanthus floridulus cultivar M001 unplaced genomic scaffold, ASM1932011v1 fs_832_1_2, whole genome shotgun sequence genome. Proteins encoded here:
- the LOC136533265 gene encoding uncharacterized protein; translated protein: MSYFKLPNNDSPNKDEVQQPWPLSVEGSSDLSSPDQSPPWSSEEESFEDAYGASKDDDYDGASDAEEEDEEEEQEDDVDDDDNEPPAKRRRKDDPRSDSEDFLRFSLDLLILLV